One Fibrobacter sp. UWB16 DNA window includes the following coding sequences:
- a CDS encoding GDSL-type esterase/lipase family protein encodes MNKFIKFFFAAAVFTGVAVSDSTSFSIYVVGDSTVQTYKDNVYPQTGWGQVLGHFFDASRVKVLNYAIGGRSSRTFIEEGRLDEVKGKLQKGDYLFVQFGHNDRDYSKAARYVEPSKFSGFIQQYVDAGKGKGANVVLVSPMNLNGSRNVFSTGSNNYDARGMMQTVAKNNKIPFVDLNMKSYNTYNNTYKGMGDYVTRYLYKKLEKGEYPNFPDGVNDGTTHFQEMGSMGHAQMICEELADNLKSNTNLSADAKAALTTLVSAIKKRYTIKVKTNLSNYNGLITQTQYFPAGSPMTLRVTPNGQTFEKWVDDDCNEVSKNMIYYGFKTKARDITYTAMFKGGAACTPISHASEDSYEEGPGGGSSSSSGEVEVKELDEALCSLKAGTDAWPSVIDMAEPEFGDGWTEKNHEGYTGGGFFNLDNSAYSKATYMVTSDQSAEKARVMIRYSFSGSANRDMKVTVDNGTYDVTFKSTGSWDKWDTVYIDNVWVDALDFKVILQSATADGGPNIDMIAFDMKDVYRTGCKAVREKNKQTTALVGKKLAAQPRTKGFTVNALGQKVQNVRNQSDLRNLPKGNYFRY; translated from the coding sequence ATGAATAAGTTTATAAAATTCTTTTTTGCTGCCGCTGTTTTCACAGGTGTCGCTGTAAGCGATTCCACCAGTTTTTCGATTTACGTGGTGGGCGATTCGACCGTGCAGACGTATAAGGATAACGTCTATCCGCAAACGGGCTGGGGCCAGGTGCTTGGGCATTTCTTTGACGCCTCCCGTGTGAAAGTCCTTAACTATGCAATCGGTGGCCGTAGCTCTAGAACGTTTATCGAAGAAGGCCGCTTGGACGAGGTCAAGGGAAAGCTCCAAAAGGGCGACTACCTCTTTGTGCAATTTGGCCATAATGACCGCGACTATTCAAAGGCCGCGCGTTATGTGGAGCCGTCGAAGTTCTCTGGATTCATCCAACAGTATGTCGATGCTGGCAAGGGCAAGGGCGCCAATGTCGTCCTCGTCTCTCCGATGAACTTGAACGGTAGCCGCAACGTGTTCTCGACGGGCTCTAACAACTACGATGCCCGCGGCATGATGCAGACGGTTGCCAAGAACAACAAGATTCCGTTTGTCGATTTGAACATGAAGTCGTACAACACGTATAACAATACGTACAAAGGTATGGGCGATTATGTGACCCGCTATCTCTACAAAAAGCTGGAAAAGGGTGAATACCCGAATTTCCCTGATGGAGTGAACGATGGTACGACGCACTTCCAGGAAATGGGCTCGATGGGCCACGCCCAGATGATTTGCGAAGAGCTTGCAGATAATCTCAAGTCCAACACGAACCTCTCTGCCGATGCAAAGGCTGCGCTTACGACGCTTGTGTCTGCAATTAAGAAGCGTTATACCATCAAGGTCAAGACGAACCTCTCGAATTACAACGGCCTCATTACGCAGACGCAGTATTTCCCGGCGGGTTCCCCGATGACGCTCCGCGTGACGCCAAACGGCCAGACGTTTGAAAAGTGGGTCGATGATGACTGCAACGAAGTTTCGAAGAACATGATTTATTATGGCTTCAAGACGAAGGCCCGTGACATCACATACACGGCGATGTTCAAGGGCGGTGCCGCTTGCACGCCGATTTCTCATGCTTCGGAAGATTCTTACGAAGAAGGTCCTGGTGGCGGTTCTAGCAGTTCAAGCGGTGAAGTGGAAGTCAAGGAACTTGACGAAGCTCTGTGCTCGCTCAAGGCTGGTACGGACGCTTGGCCGTCAGTGATTGACATGGCGGAACCTGAATTTGGAGATGGCTGGACTGAAAAGAATCATGAAGGCTATACTGGCGGCGGTTTCTTCAATCTTGATAATTCTGCCTACAGCAAGGCCACGTACATGGTGACTTCGGACCAGTCTGCAGAAAAGGCACGTGTGATGATCCGCTATTCGTTTTCGGGAAGCGCTAATCGCGATATGAAGGTTACGGTAGATAATGGCACCTACGATGTGACATTCAAGTCCACCGGAAGCTGGGACAAGTGGGATACGGTCTATATCGACAACGTCTGGGTGGATGCCTTGGACTTCAAAGTGATTTTACAGTCGGCGACGGCAGATGGCGGCCCGAATATCGACATGATTGCGTTTGATATGAAGGATGTTTATCGTACCGGTTGCAAGGCTGTTCGCGA
- a CDS encoding GDSL-type esterase/lipase family protein, protein MFSKFWQGVVATSMIAAPLAMAKVTIYMLGDSTMQDWADGYYPKQGQGQDFHYWFDVNKAAVVNRGQGGMSLGGGGKDKKGNTAVGYYDMFFKKGCSNGGCIADKLQAGDYVVVQFGINDVNYSTEDFFASNMKKLVSDVRAKGAYPIIMSPIRRLYYDSPTQIHNSYRGYPALNQSLATELNVPFIDMSEMVANYMISVGERYSAQFIFNYATKSEYSNLGSDQTDQVHLQMNGANAFGRIITEQMRAHKDPIVKKLGDYMAPMYQVDVKVSPEGAAEATSLSAYYPKGMTVMLKTIPKSGKKFLGWYDGNGNKVGAPSRSNVKSPYIHTFVMGSASTQFTAVYEGGTAQKYTGDGKALTAFPTTTPKSLDDVTFEPFTPIDGSEETETKVDKDIKKFFDASKPDTAGIGWTQTEWTGYIGDGYFNLDNTNVSFASYKVKFPGAGYVTLAVRYANGGSTDRMFNAYLDHDYYLSAPPTGGWDKWDTAYVVMDAPQGEAELKFMSVTSDGAPNLDAFGFNLDGVCRVGVDCKDAKDSITTSLQGIKMAARAKLLGDKLLLPERADISVFDMSGSLVVRKAVLAGEVDMFSLVRTNGVYRVVVRQGREKLVATWAKVR, encoded by the coding sequence ATGTTTTCTAAGTTTTGGCAGGGCGTTGTTGCGACTTCGATGATTGCGGCTCCACTTGCAATGGCTAAGGTTACAATTTATATGCTTGGCGATTCCACCATGCAGGACTGGGCTGATGGTTATTATCCCAAACAGGGCCAGGGCCAGGATTTTCATTACTGGTTCGATGTAAACAAGGCGGCAGTGGTGAACCGTGGACAGGGCGGCATGTCGCTTGGTGGCGGCGGTAAGGACAAAAAGGGTAACACCGCGGTCGGCTATTACGACATGTTCTTTAAGAAGGGCTGCTCCAATGGTGGTTGCATTGCGGACAAGTTGCAGGCTGGCGACTATGTCGTTGTCCAGTTCGGTATTAACGATGTGAACTACAGCACGGAAGACTTCTTTGCCTCCAACATGAAAAAGCTTGTGAGCGATGTCAGGGCGAAAGGCGCTTATCCGATTATCATGAGCCCGATTCGTCGCTTGTACTATGATTCTCCAACGCAGATCCATAACAGCTATCGTGGCTACCCGGCTCTTAACCAGAGCCTTGCAACGGAATTGAACGTTCCGTTTATCGATATGAGCGAAATGGTCGCGAACTACATGATTTCTGTGGGCGAACGTTATTCGGCTCAGTTTATCTTCAACTATGCTACAAAATCTGAATATAGCAACTTGGGCAGTGACCAGACGGACCAGGTGCATTTACAGATGAACGGTGCGAATGCCTTTGGACGTATCATTACAGAACAGATGCGCGCCCACAAGGATCCGATTGTGAAAAAACTTGGCGATTACATGGCGCCTATGTACCAGGTAGATGTCAAGGTGAGCCCGGAAGGCGCTGCCGAAGCGACTTCTCTTAGCGCTTACTACCCGAAGGGCATGACGGTTATGCTCAAGACAATTCCGAAGTCCGGCAAAAAGTTCTTGGGCTGGTATGATGGTAACGGCAACAAGGTCGGCGCCCCGAGCCGCTCCAATGTAAAGTCTCCGTACATCCACACGTTTGTCATGGGTTCTGCATCGACTCAGTTCACTGCAGTGTATGAAGGCGGTACCGCTCAGAAGTACACGGGCGATGGCAAGGCTTTGACCGCATTCCCGACAACGACTCCGAAGAGCCTTGACGATGTGACGTTTGAACCGTTCACGCCGATTGATGGCAGTGAAGAAACAGAAACCAAGGTGGATAAGGATATCAAGAAATTCTTTGACGCAAGTAAGCCGGATACTGCAGGAATTGGCTGGACCCAAACGGAATGGACTGGCTATATTGGCGATGGCTATTTCAACTTGGATAACACGAACGTGTCGTTTGCAAGTTACAAGGTGAAGTTCCCCGGTGCAGGCTACGTGACGCTTGCTGTGCGTTACGCCAATGGCGGTTCTACAGACCGTATGTTCAATGCCTACCTTGACCACGACTACTATTTGAGCGCCCCTCCGACAGGTGGCTGGGACAAGTGGGATACCGCTTACGTTGTGATGGATGCGCCGCAGGGCGAAGCCGAACTCAAGTTTATGTCGGTGACTTCTGATGGTGCTCCGAACCTTGATGCGTTTGGCTTTAACCTAGATGGTGTCTGCCGTGTTGGTGTGGATTGCAAGGATGCTAAGGATTCAATTACGACATCGCTGCAAGGTATCAAGATGGCGGCTAGAGCAAAGCTCCTTGGCGATAAGCTTTTGCTTCCGGAACGTGCTGACATAAGCGTGTTCGATATGAGCGGAAGTCTTGTCGTGCGTAAGGCTGTTTTGGCGGGCGAGGTGGATATGTTTTCTCTCGTGCGTACAAACGGAGTTTACCGCGTTGTCGTTCGCCAGGGTCGTGAAAAGCTTGTTGCGACTTGGGCAAAGGTAAGGTAG
- a CDS encoding carbohydrate-binding protein — translation MGSNRNFKSILVSSALAAGLAVPSFAAPRQMENLTRGLVASNVGKGMLVSWRLLGTDDPATEFVLYRDGKKIASVGKSAGTSYLDAAGATTSKYTVAAVVDGKEQSQIGLSLVLDKTVSNSGNSFPYKTIKLEVPAAQTMPNGEKCTYVPNDMSTADLDGDGEYELILKWDPSNAHDNSQTGYTGTVFIDAYKLDGKRLWRIDLGKNIRAGAHYTQFQVFDYDGDGKAEMIVKTADGTIDGTGKAIGDKSKDYRDGNGLVLKGPEYLTVFRGADGAAVSTIDFVPSRDINQHVKGKDGKGYWGDNYGNRCERYLAATGYLDGVHPSAIFARGYYTSAYVVAYDFDGKTLKQRWYHKSEDPGKGLYGEGNHSLQAADLDGDGYDEVFFGAAALNHDGTLRYRTGLGHGDAHHIGDLDPDHPGLESWDVHEHKDAKYTDELRAHDGTIIWGTAQPNPGVDNGRGMAADVDSTHRGYEMWSSKGGGMKTAKGKLIGTPAVSQNFRIYFDGDEYDELLDGAFVTKFNSIDKKSETYFDGPAALGVTGCNGTKNTPSLIADLFGDWREELVVRSEKDPTTIYIIATPVTSPHRVYTLMHDATYRTAVASENTAYNQPPHVGYYMPDMVKSLKQPDIYVVGESVEVPVDTTPVVNDGESILDASKPKEGAGWTEKDNEGYLKNGYYNFENTLASYAIWEIFSQKEAKTTLTIRFANGGTSGRNMALTMNGKSVGTVSFPATGWTTYKEANIDVTLKAGVNTLKLSSMTSDGGPNIDLFTFGIDDVELYDGTQKTTIAASQTFMPNVYNPVTGILKTREAGLAEIYAFDVTGKLVGGISRNVTAGTSKVMFDREMLPRGAYMMVVKLNGRVISKSLRKAAK, via the coding sequence ATGGGATCCAATCGTAATTTCAAGTCTATTCTTGTAAGTTCTGCGCTTGCTGCAGGGCTTGCTGTTCCATCTTTTGCTGCGCCGCGTCAGATGGAAAACTTGACGCGCGGCCTTGTCGCGTCAAACGTGGGCAAGGGAATGCTTGTCAGTTGGCGCTTGTTGGGCACCGACGACCCGGCGACGGAATTTGTCCTCTATCGTGATGGAAAGAAGATTGCCTCGGTTGGTAAGTCTGCCGGCACGAGCTACCTTGATGCTGCGGGCGCAACGACCTCCAAGTACACGGTGGCTGCCGTTGTCGATGGTAAAGAACAGTCCCAGATTGGTCTGTCTCTCGTTTTGGATAAGACGGTCTCGAACAGCGGAAATTCCTTCCCCTACAAGACGATTAAACTTGAAGTTCCTGCTGCTCAGACGATGCCGAACGGTGAAAAGTGCACTTACGTTCCGAACGATATGAGTACTGCCGACCTCGATGGCGACGGCGAATACGAATTGATTTTGAAGTGGGATCCGTCTAACGCACACGATAACTCGCAAACGGGTTATACGGGTACGGTGTTTATCGATGCCTACAAGCTCGACGGCAAGCGCCTGTGGCGCATTGACCTTGGCAAGAACATCCGTGCGGGTGCTCATTATACGCAGTTCCAGGTCTTTGACTACGATGGCGACGGCAAGGCGGAAATGATTGTGAAGACCGCCGACGGTACAATCGACGGAACAGGCAAGGCGATTGGCGACAAGTCCAAGGATTACCGTGACGGCAACGGCCTTGTGCTCAAGGGACCGGAATACTTGACCGTTTTCCGCGGTGCTGATGGCGCTGCGGTTTCGACGATTGATTTTGTGCCTAGTCGAGACATCAACCAGCATGTGAAGGGCAAGGATGGCAAGGGCTACTGGGGCGACAACTACGGTAACCGTTGCGAACGCTACCTGGCTGCGACAGGCTACTTGGATGGCGTCCATCCGAGTGCAATTTTTGCACGTGGTTATTACACGTCTGCTTATGTGGTTGCGTATGATTTTGATGGCAAAACATTGAAGCAACGCTGGTACCACAAGTCTGAAGACCCGGGCAAGGGTCTCTATGGCGAAGGAAACCACAGTCTTCAGGCGGCTGACCTTGATGGCGACGGCTATGATGAGGTATTCTTCGGTGCTGCAGCCTTGAACCATGATGGTACTTTGCGCTACCGCACTGGTCTTGGCCATGGCGACGCTCACCATATCGGTGATTTGGATCCGGACCATCCGGGGCTTGAATCCTGGGACGTACACGAACATAAGGATGCTAAGTACACTGATGAATTACGTGCCCATGATGGTACGATTATCTGGGGAACGGCTCAGCCGAACCCTGGCGTAGATAACGGACGCGGCATGGCTGCTGACGTAGATTCTACCCATCGCGGTTACGAGATGTGGTCTAGCAAGGGTGGTGGAATGAAAACCGCTAAGGGTAAGCTCATTGGAACGCCTGCAGTGTCTCAGAATTTCCGTATTTATTTTGACGGTGATGAATACGATGAGCTTTTGGACGGTGCTTTTGTAACAAAGTTTAACTCCATCGACAAGAAGTCCGAAACTTATTTTGACGGTCCGGCCGCGCTTGGTGTAACGGGTTGCAATGGCACCAAGAATACTCCGAGCCTTATTGCAGACTTGTTTGGTGACTGGCGTGAAGAACTCGTTGTGCGCTCTGAAAAGGATCCGACGACGATTTATATCATTGCCACTCCGGTTACAAGCCCGCATCGCGTCTATACCTTGATGCACGACGCCACGTACCGTACTGCGGTTGCCTCCGAAAATACGGCCTACAACCAGCCGCCGCATGTGGGCTACTACATGCCGGACATGGTCAAGTCTCTCAAGCAGCCGGATATTTATGTCGTTGGCGAAAGTGTTGAAGTCCCGGTTGATACGACTCCTGTCGTGAACGATGGCGAGTCCATCTTGGATGCCTCGAAGCCGAAGGAAGGTGCTGGCTGGACCGAAAAGGATAACGAAGGTTACCTCAAAAATGGCTATTACAACTTCGAAAATACGCTTGCTAGCTATGCCATCTGGGAAATCTTCTCGCAGAAAGAAGCCAAGACAACGCTTACGATCCGCTTTGCAAATGGCGGAACGAGCGGCCGTAACATGGCCCTCACTATGAACGGTAAGTCCGTGGGAACTGTAAGTTTCCCGGCTACAGGCTGGACGACGTATAAAGAAGCGAATATTGATGTGACGCTGAAGGCAGGTGTGAATACGCTTAAGCTCTCTTCGATGACAAGTGATGGTGGCCCAAATATCGACTTGTTTACGTTCGGTATTGATGACGTGGAACTTTATGATGGTACGCAGAAAACGACGATTGCGGCTTCTCAGACGTTTATGCCGAATGTGTATAATCCGGTGACGGGTATCCTCAAGACTCGCGAGGCTGGCCTTGCTGAAATCTATGCCTTTGATGTGACAGGTAAGCTCGTTGGCGGAATCTCCCGCAATGTGACTGCCGGAACGTCTAAGGTGATGTTTGACCGCGAAATGCTCCCGCGTGGTGCTTACATGATGGTTGTGAAATTGAACGGTCGCGTGATTTCGAAGAGCTTGCGTAAGGCCGCAAAATAA
- a CDS encoding fibrobacter succinogenes major paralogous domain-containing protein — protein sequence MMIFLLACDDDSGSITEPSDESSSSVVQSSSSAKTKKSSSSSFAKSSSGKKTSSSSKKNEQSSSSTNRSSSSVVSSSSDKRSSSSVASSSARSSSSSVSLIVDPSTVVVDSIIDSRDGQTYKTVSIGAQTWMAQNLNYEMESSFCGDDGCVRYGRYYKWDAATVACPSGWHLPTLEEFETLFTAVGGKKIAAKALKSTSGWKNRNDGTSGNGSDDFGFSALPAGYRKNNGTFEHVGEFLEFWSSTEFEYSHEYDVYDIGIGYHYDGAIVDYSSRSNGYSVRCVKD from the coding sequence ATGATGATTTTCCTTCTCGCTTGCGATGATGATAGCGGCTCAATTACTGAGCCTTCGGACGAGTCTTCCTCTAGCGTTGTTCAATCTTCGTCTTCGGCAAAAACAAAAAAATCGTCAAGCAGCAGTTTTGCAAAATCGAGTTCTGGCAAAAAAACGTCATCGTCGAGTAAAAAAAACGAGCAATCCTCATCTTCTACTAATCGTAGCTCGTCTAGTGTTGTTTCGTCGTCTTCAGACAAGCGTAGCTCATCCAGTGTAGCTTCGTCGTCAGCACGTTCAAGTTCTTCTAGTGTGTCCCTGATAGTTGATCCTTCTACAGTAGTCGTGGATTCCATAATAGACTCCCGCGATGGTCAAACGTACAAGACTGTGTCCATCGGCGCCCAGACGTGGATGGCTCAAAACCTTAACTACGAAATGGAAAGTAGTTTCTGTGGTGATGATGGCTGTGTGAGGTACGGTCGTTATTATAAATGGGATGCAGCTACGGTTGCTTGCCCTTCAGGTTGGCATCTGCCGACGCTGGAAGAATTTGAAACATTGTTTACTGCTGTTGGTGGTAAAAAAATAGCGGCAAAAGCGCTTAAATCGACGAGTGGGTGGAAAAATAGAAATGATGGTACGAGTGGTAACGGCTCGGATGATTTCGGTTTCTCGGCATTGCCGGCAGGTTACAGAAAAAACAATGGAACTTTTGAACATGTAGGTGAATTTTTGGAATTCTGGAGTTCTACAGAGTTTGAATATTCACATGAATACGATGTGTACGACATCGGCATAGGTTATCATTATGATGGTGCAATTGTAGATTATAGCTCTAGAAGCAATGGCTATTCAGTTCGTTGCGTAAAGGATTGA
- a CDS encoding YihY/virulence factor BrkB family protein, with protein MPHWWKNFSWEWLFDHIAARSPTFVKIMVVTGKSFLYYHGMTRAASLTYTTLVAVVPLLIMLTSITLAVGFGNFISDYLPIVIDMLNLDWPTEQIMDIVENAEHIPIKKLGFIGAGGLFVTFILAFGSLETNFNVVWENKTSRTLIRQIKIYTPFLLIGAAVVGMFAGFVNHVQNVLKVIIVDGFHFSPEVIKALITVFWYSAFHIAALLVIFIMLYALPARPAGHKPYTRRKLFLASMLSTLLSWLAINIYVKILMLIQTAMVTRMSIFYGSLAFIPLFLFLLFGVWSIILCGNSLVWTICHWPAVSAKNWRWEGNTDGL; from the coding sequence ATGCCGCATTGGTGGAAAAATTTTTCGTGGGAATGGCTGTTCGATCATATCGCAGCCCGTTCTCCGACATTTGTAAAAATCATGGTTGTCACCGGAAAGTCATTCCTGTACTATCACGGAATGACCCGTGCCGCATCTTTGACCTACACGACGCTCGTGGCAGTCGTTCCACTCCTCATCATGCTCACCTCCATCACTCTCGCTGTCGGGTTCGGTAACTTCATTTCGGACTACCTCCCCATCGTGATTGACATGCTCAATCTGGACTGGCCGACCGAGCAAATCATGGACATCGTCGAAAATGCCGAGCACATTCCCATCAAAAAACTCGGATTTATCGGTGCAGGCGGTCTTTTTGTCACATTTATCCTCGCGTTCGGAAGCCTCGAAACGAACTTCAACGTTGTCTGGGAAAACAAGACTTCCAGAACTTTGATTCGCCAGATTAAGATTTACACGCCGTTCCTCCTCATTGGGGCTGCCGTGGTCGGCATGTTCGCAGGATTCGTGAACCATGTGCAGAACGTGCTCAAAGTCATCATTGTTGACGGATTCCACTTTTCGCCAGAAGTCATCAAGGCGCTCATCACCGTATTCTGGTACTCGGCATTCCACATCGCGGCTCTCCTCGTGATTTTCATTATGCTTTATGCGCTCCCGGCGCGCCCGGCAGGCCACAAGCCCTACACCCGCCGTAAGCTGTTCTTGGCGTCGATGCTCTCGACTTTGCTTTCTTGGCTTGCCATCAACATCTACGTGAAGATTCTGATGCTCATCCAAACGGCAATGGTCACGCGCATGTCCATTTTCTACGGATCACTCGCTTTTATTCCACTATTCCTCTTCTTGCTCTTTGGCGTCTGGTCCATCATTTTGTGCGGCAACAGTCTCGTGTGGACAATCTGCCACTGGCCAGCAGTCAGCGCAAAGAACTGGAGATGGGAAGGAAACACGGACGGACTATGA
- a CDS encoding ATP-binding cassette domain-containing protein, whose amino-acid sequence MLDYISIRGCRLHNLKNVNAQFPLGKITVVCGPSGCGKSTLVMDTLHGESKRRYLETLSPFAADLLGGKRSIPLDSAEGLPASLAIAATRGEAPAKASALSIAECDNALRTLFAAFAKPACPICGAPMVSQSREEIIREIAGMPIGTKLQFLAKIELNGSRTTLDKLSAVFLAQGFTRALADGTMYSLADLLPGEKVLTPKEFFIIVDRIIVRENTRTRIAEAVDGTLKLTHSAITLDIAGERKFYSTKPCCPNANDKQHQTSDIREAIASLDARAFSPYSRTSVCEYCDGTGLLEVPENDEDENAECPHCHGLRLKKTYLNATVDDVSYKQILTTEFADLPELLHKIFDNKIGQNLKATFNSLLDRIEAINDLGIGYLTPGRAGQTLSGGELQRLKLASLSTGHLNGLLIALDEPASGLHASDVTALWKVLEKIRKRGNTLVLIEHNPQIIRRADYIIEMGPGAGEKGGEILFQGSRDEVLNNPGSPTGKWIRELGVKGDSRSAAIQNTKESTAILVENFAKFDMAPVNAAFPINKFSVITGQSGSGKSTLLFENIAKRAKAEEFKSLGIDALSILTTGDFHGSKRSTVLSAIGLTTLLRDLFAKLPESKVRGYTASKFSMHAPGGRCENCKGEGVIYDPLGYEESECPVCLGKRFRDEVLEIRFKSLSIADILDMEIGSAYKLFTNMKPFAEKLKPLVDTGLDYLKLGQTTAHLSGGERARLRLSITLARAKAPNTLFLFDEPARGLHQKDIQQLLDLIHGLCNAGHTVIAIEHAQDFVDAADYVVELKRK is encoded by the coding sequence ATGCTTGATTACATTTCGATTCGCGGTTGCAGACTCCATAATTTAAAAAATGTCAACGCCCAGTTTCCGCTGGGGAAAATTACGGTTGTGTGCGGACCTTCGGGTTGCGGAAAATCGACACTCGTGATGGACACGCTCCATGGCGAAAGCAAGCGGCGTTACCTTGAGACGCTCTCGCCTTTTGCTGCGGATTTACTCGGAGGCAAGCGAAGCATTCCGCTCGACAGTGCCGAAGGACTTCCGGCGAGTTTAGCGATTGCCGCCACGCGTGGAGAAGCGCCCGCGAAAGCATCTGCGCTTTCGATTGCCGAATGTGACAATGCACTGCGAACATTATTCGCTGCGTTTGCAAAGCCCGCCTGCCCCATTTGCGGAGCCCCGATGGTGAGCCAGAGCCGCGAAGAGATCATCCGCGAAATTGCGGGAATGCCAATAGGGACAAAACTACAGTTTTTGGCGAAAATCGAGTTAAATGGAAGTCGCACGACGCTCGACAAGCTATCGGCGGTGTTTTTGGCACAAGGTTTTACGCGAGCGTTGGCCGATGGCACGATGTATTCGCTTGCTGACCTGCTGCCCGGCGAAAAAGTCTTGACACCCAAGGAATTTTTCATCATCGTTGATAGAATCATCGTTCGTGAAAATACACGTACGCGAATCGCAGAAGCCGTTGACGGAACGCTAAAGCTCACGCACTCTGCAATTACGCTTGACATTGCTGGCGAACGCAAGTTCTATAGTACAAAGCCGTGCTGCCCGAATGCAAACGACAAACAGCACCAAACAAGCGACATACGAGAAGCTATTGCGAGCCTAGATGCGCGTGCTTTCTCGCCATACAGCCGCACCAGTGTCTGCGAATATTGCGACGGCACTGGACTTTTGGAAGTCCCGGAAAACGACGAGGACGAAAACGCAGAATGCCCGCACTGTCACGGGCTCCGCCTCAAGAAAACATACTTGAACGCGACTGTAGACGATGTCAGTTACAAGCAAATTCTCACGACGGAATTTGCAGATTTACCAGAACTTCTGCACAAAATTTTCGATAACAAAATCGGGCAAAATTTAAAAGCGACATTCAATTCGCTCCTCGACCGTATTGAAGCCATCAACGATTTGGGCATTGGCTACCTCACGCCAGGACGCGCGGGACAAACGCTTTCGGGCGGCGAATTGCAAAGACTCAAGCTCGCAAGCCTTAGCACCGGACATTTGAATGGTCTTTTGATAGCGCTTGACGAACCCGCCAGCGGTCTCCATGCTAGCGATGTCACGGCTCTTTGGAAAGTTCTCGAAAAAATCCGCAAGCGCGGCAACACGCTCGTACTCATTGAGCACAATCCGCAAATTATCAGGCGAGCCGACTACATTATCGAAATGGGGCCGGGCGCAGGTGAAAAGGGCGGCGAGATTTTGTTCCAAGGCTCTCGCGACGAAGTGCTGAACAATCCGGGATCGCCCACAGGAAAGTGGATTCGTGAATTAGGTGTAAAAGGAGATTCCCGCTCGGCGGCAATCCAAAACACCAAAGAAAGCACAGCGATTCTCGTTGAAAACTTCGCGAAGTTTGACATGGCGCCAGTCAACGCAGCCTTCCCCATCAATAAATTCAGCGTGATTACCGGCCAAAGCGGCAGCGGAAAATCGACACTCCTTTTTGAAAACATCGCCAAACGCGCCAAAGCCGAAGAATTCAAGAGCCTCGGCATCGACGCTCTTTCGATTCTCACAACCGGAGATTTTCACGGAAGCAAACGCAGCACCGTCTTGAGCGCCATCGGCCTCACCACACTATTACGCGACTTGTTCGCCAAGCTCCCCGAAAGCAAAGTACGTGGCTACACCGCCTCCAAATTCAGCATGCACGCCCCCGGCGGTCGCTGCGAAAATTGCAAAGGCGAAGGAGTCATCTACGATCCGCTCGGCTACGAAGAATCCGAATGCCCCGTTTGCCTCGGCAAGCGCTTTCGCGATGAAGTCTTGGAAATCCGATTCAAGTCGCTTTCCATAGCTGACATCTTGGACATGGAAATCGGCAGCGCATACAAGCTCTTCACGAACATGAAGCCGTTCGCTGAAAAACTGAAACCGCTTGTAGACACAGGCCTTGACTACTTGAAACTCGGTCAAACGACAGCACACCTCTCCGGTGGCGAACGCGCTCGACTCCGCCTTTCCATTACACTCGCGCGAGCCAAAGCGCCGAACACGCTATTTCTCTTTGACGAACCCGCCCGCGGTCTCCATCAAAAGGATATTCAGCAATTGCTCGACCTCATTCACGGACTTTGCAATGCCGGCCACACCGTCATTGCTATTGAACATGCACAAGACTTCGTCGACGCCGCGGATTATGTGGTGGAACTGAAGCGGAAATAA